The following coding sequences lie in one Candidatus Nitrospira allomarina genomic window:
- a CDS encoding BLUF domain-containing protein: MIQITYLSSATRAMSQGDLEDILKTARENNARLGITGMLLYGNKTFIQILEGEEGVVDELVKTIKRDPRHTNFQIVKKKPIDQHEYADWSMGFKRVSGEDFEAVKGLKDFEEKNFNTTFLGSQVSLVDSLMDHFRKERIRKIGQEELSLDEEDRFMKILHHTIRGAVKVLAVLMVFTILWGVVDVVYILYQQLVAPTFTTFTIRDIVPIFSSSLAPIIAIAIFMNITLYIRQDVIHIKLVLATALMAITRKVIIFDFKEITPPYIFGTAAVVLALGTTYWLIERRLTWSESNNRK; encoded by the coding sequence ATGATCCAAATCACCTATTTGAGTTCGGCCACACGAGCCATGTCTCAGGGTGACTTAGAAGACATTCTGAAAACGGCCCGAGAAAATAATGCCCGCTTAGGCATCACCGGAATGTTGCTTTATGGCAATAAAACCTTTATTCAAATCTTGGAAGGTGAAGAGGGCGTGGTTGATGAATTAGTCAAAACCATCAAACGCGATCCGCGGCATACCAATTTTCAGATTGTCAAGAAAAAGCCCATCGACCAGCATGAATATGCCGACTGGAGCATGGGCTTTAAACGGGTCTCCGGCGAGGACTTTGAGGCGGTCAAAGGACTCAAGGATTTTGAGGAAAAGAATTTCAATACGACATTTTTGGGCAGTCAGGTGAGCCTGGTCGACTCCTTGATGGATCATTTCCGGAAGGAGCGGATCAGAAAAATCGGCCAGGAAGAACTCTCCCTGGATGAAGAAGATCGGTTTATGAAAATTCTTCATCACACTATTCGCGGAGCCGTAAAGGTTCTGGCCGTACTCATGGTCTTTACCATTCTCTGGGGCGTGGTTGATGTCGTATATATCCTCTATCAACAACTAGTGGCCCCCACCTTTACCACGTTCACCATTCGGGATATTGTTCCAATATTTAGTTCATCGTTAGCCCCAATCATTGCCATAGCAATTTTCATGAACATTACGCTCTATATTCGCCAAGACGTCATTCACATCAAATTAGTGTTGGCGACCGCTTTGATGGCCATCACCAGAAAGGTAATCATATTCGATTTTAAAGAAATAACCCCGCCCTATATTTTTGGGACTGCTGCGGTGGTATTGGCTTTAGGCACCACCTACTGGCTCATCGAAAGACGGCTCACCTGGAGTGAGTCCAATAATCGGAAATAA
- a CDS encoding PEP/pyruvate-binding domain-containing protein produces MDSPKNTWIVSLGETAGHDVKVVGGKAAALTRMISAGVQVPSGFCLTVFAYQHVLSRSDLPNVIHMELGRKPLNKMRWEEIWDAALRIRSAFLRTPPPLELEQAVYEALSRLNSRHPLAVRSSAPGEDSAQRSFAGLHESIVNVQGQESVIRAVQAVWASLWSDAALLYRKELRLDPRHSLMAVIIQEMVPAEHSGVAFGRDPRNQALDREIVEAVPGPCSNLVDGLLEPDRWILNRSSGEVVEWKAGVRNSEQHDSALLSDHDLQVLHTRLGQVEELFGWPPDMEWAEQGGILSVLQARPITSGLSVVQSDDRGWYLTLRPKLPQLRQLAEKVSKTLIPELERLGAQLATQNIEILDDSHLAECMEERLSTLTSWREIYKKDFIPLAHGVRYLGAYYNDALQPRDPYEFMLLLRGQDFLASRRNAALEHIAQQVQNIPLLKRKLKESAISVSDKSSENWEALKQQIMNIQGGPDFLRDFDRFLTTFMDTSYNGERLVDRPDSLFNLICQVETFATTKPAQREENGKINSMAIQQRLIEAVGMTREDEAREVIAIGQLSWRLRDDDNILLGRIESQFLRALHLGAHRLRPAGRLTGKNPSETTAPLICQLLRDHQHDPIHVDEDESEALHQTSDNNEKPRQLIGQPASPGLAEGPACVVNGIEEFRNFQQGDVLVCESIQPTMTHLVLLASAVVEQRGGMLIHGAIIARELGIPCVNGITHATQLIGNGDQLMVDGHLGIVTIGDPDFELEDQAFSEQTYPI; encoded by the coding sequence GTGGATTCCCCAAAAAATACCTGGATAGTTTCCCTTGGCGAGACGGCTGGTCATGATGTGAAGGTGGTTGGAGGAAAGGCGGCTGCTCTCACAAGGATGATCTCTGCAGGTGTCCAGGTTCCATCGGGTTTTTGCCTTACCGTTTTTGCCTATCAACACGTGCTTTCTCGTTCAGATCTGCCGAATGTCATTCACATGGAGTTGGGACGGAAACCTTTGAACAAGATGCGCTGGGAAGAAATCTGGGACGCGGCCTTGCGAATCCGATCAGCCTTTTTGAGAACTCCCCCTCCGCTTGAGCTTGAGCAAGCCGTCTATGAGGCTCTATCCCGGCTAAATTCGCGACATCCCCTTGCCGTGAGATCTTCGGCTCCTGGGGAGGACTCGGCTCAACGTTCCTTTGCCGGGCTTCATGAATCGATCGTGAATGTTCAAGGCCAGGAATCGGTGATTCGAGCCGTGCAGGCGGTTTGGGCCTCCCTCTGGTCGGATGCGGCCTTGCTGTATCGCAAGGAATTACGCCTCGACCCACGCCACAGTCTCATGGCCGTCATCATTCAGGAAATGGTTCCTGCTGAACACTCCGGCGTCGCCTTTGGGCGTGATCCTCGAAACCAGGCTCTGGATAGGGAAATTGTGGAAGCGGTCCCGGGCCCATGCTCGAATTTGGTTGACGGACTCTTGGAACCTGACCGGTGGATACTCAACCGGAGCTCCGGGGAAGTCGTCGAGTGGAAGGCGGGGGTCCGGAATAGCGAACAACATGACTCTGCCCTCTTGAGTGATCATGATCTACAAGTACTCCATACACGTCTTGGACAAGTGGAGGAATTGTTCGGATGGCCTCCCGATATGGAATGGGCGGAACAAGGTGGCATACTGTCAGTCCTCCAGGCCCGTCCCATTACATCCGGTCTGTCTGTCGTCCAATCAGATGACCGTGGCTGGTATCTGACCCTTCGCCCGAAACTCCCACAACTTCGTCAACTGGCAGAAAAAGTTTCCAAAACATTAATTCCTGAACTTGAACGCCTTGGAGCTCAATTGGCTACCCAGAACATTGAAATACTGGATGACAGCCATCTTGCGGAATGTATGGAGGAAAGACTTTCTACCCTCACATCCTGGAGGGAAATTTATAAGAAAGACTTTATTCCTCTTGCCCATGGGGTACGCTATTTGGGGGCCTATTACAATGATGCCCTTCAGCCCCGGGACCCCTATGAATTCATGCTGCTCCTCAGGGGACAGGATTTTCTTGCTTCGCGACGCAATGCCGCTCTTGAACACATTGCTCAACAGGTCCAAAATATTCCCCTCCTCAAAAGAAAACTCAAGGAAAGTGCGATATCCGTATCGGACAAGTCATCAGAAAACTGGGAAGCTCTGAAGCAACAAATTATGAATATCCAAGGTGGGCCTGATTTTCTGAGGGATTTCGATCGCTTTCTCACGACCTTTATGGACACCTCCTATAATGGTGAACGTCTGGTGGATCGGCCGGACTCGTTGTTCAATTTGATATGCCAGGTCGAGACTTTCGCCACAACAAAACCAGCGCAAAGGGAGGAAAATGGAAAGATCAACTCCATGGCCATTCAACAGCGTTTGATAGAGGCTGTAGGAATGACGCGCGAGGATGAAGCCCGGGAGGTCATCGCCATCGGCCAACTCAGCTGGCGCCTCCGTGATGATGACAATATTCTTTTGGGACGCATTGAAAGCCAGTTCCTTCGAGCGTTGCATCTTGGAGCTCACCGTTTACGCCCAGCCGGGCGACTGACCGGAAAAAATCCAAGTGAAACAACTGCACCCCTTATTTGCCAACTACTTCGAGATCACCAACACGATCCCATTCACGTTGACGAAGATGAATCAGAAGCCTTGCATCAAACCTCGGACAACAACGAAAAGCCCCGTCAGCTCATAGGACAACCGGCTTCCCCCGGCCTGGCAGAGGGACCGGCATGTGTCGTGAACGGCATTGAAGAGTTCCGAAATTTTCAACAAGGCGACGTTCTGGTATGTGAATCCATTCAACCGACCATGACCCATCTGGTTCTTCTCGCCTCCGCCGTTGTTGAGCAACGTGGGGGTATGTTGATTCACGGGGCCATTATTGCGCGTGAGCTTGGCATTCCCTGTGTGAATGGCATTACCCATGCGACTCAACTCATTGGCAATGGAGATCAACTGATGGTGGATGGTCACCTTGGAATTGTGACGATTGGAGATCCGGATTTCGAACTGGAAGACCAGGCCTTTTCCGAACAAACGTACCCAATCTGA
- a CDS encoding DUF427 domain-containing protein — MQKLIFEQNPKMQIPKRGQESVWSYPRPPRLQRVHQQIRVEFGGLVLAETTQGYRLLETGSPPTYYFPPTDVRIAYLILSARQTVCEWKGMARYWSIQIGKRMSIDAAWSYPNPGERYKNIANYLAFFPGKVDACYVGKQKVKIHTGELYGGWITSKILGPFKGEPDTEF; from the coding sequence ATGCAAAAACTCATCTTTGAACAAAACCCGAAAATGCAGATTCCGAAGCGCGGGCAAGAGTCTGTTTGGAGCTACCCTCGTCCACCCAGACTACAGCGGGTTCATCAACAAATTAGAGTTGAGTTTGGTGGACTGGTTCTGGCTGAAACAACTCAGGGCTATCGGCTTCTCGAAACCGGAAGCCCTCCGACATATTATTTCCCACCCACTGATGTCCGAATCGCCTACCTGATACTGAGCGCAAGACAAACCGTATGCGAGTGGAAGGGAATGGCACGATATTGGTCAATACAAATCGGGAAACGAATGTCGATAGATGCAGCATGGAGTTACCCTAATCCCGGGGAAAGGTATAAGAATATTGCCAATTATTTGGCATTTTTTCCCGGAAAAGTGGATGCCTGCTATGTGGGAAAGCAAAAGGTCAAAATACATACGGGTGAATTGTATGGTGGGTGGATTACCTCAAAAATACTCGGTCCATTTAAAGGCGAGCCGGATACGGAATTCTGA
- a CDS encoding phosphate-starvation-inducible PsiE family protein, translating to MIQITYLSSATRAMSQGDLEDILKTARENNARLGITGMLLYGNKTFIQILEGEEGVVDELVKTIKRDPRHTNFQIVKKKPIDQHEYADWSMGFKRVSGEDFEAVKGLEDFEEKNFNTTFLGSQVSLVDSLMDHFRKERIRKIGQEELSLDEEDRFMKILHHTIRGAVKVLAVLMVFTILWGVVDVVYILYQQLVAPTFTTFTIRDIVTTFGAFMAVLIAIEIFINITLYIRKDVIHVKLVVATALMAIARKVIIFDFSKITPLYIFGTATVVLALGITYWLIDRPLPTGESENQ from the coding sequence ATGATCCAAATCACCTATTTGAGTTCGGCCACACGAGCCATGTCTCAGGGTGACTTAGAAGACATTCTGAAAACGGCCCGAGAAAATAACGCCCGCTTAGGCATCACCGGAATGTTGCTTTATGGCAATAAAACCTTTATTCAAATCTTGGAAGGTGAAGAGGGCGTGGTTGATGAATTAGTCAAAACCATCAAACGCGATCCGCGGCATACCAATTTTCAGATTGTCAAGAAAAAGCCCATCGACCAGCATGAATATGCCGACTGGAGCATGGGCTTTAAACGGGTCTCCGGCGAGGACTTTGAGGCGGTCAAAGGACTCGAGGATTTTGAGGAAAAGAATTTCAATACGACATTTTTGGGCAGTCAGGTGAGCCTGGTCGACTCCTTGATGGATCATTTCCGGAAGGAGCGGATCAGAAAAATCGGCCAGGAAGAACTCTCCCTGGATGAAGAAGATCGGTTTATGAAAATTCTTCATCACACTATTCGCGGAGCCGTAAAGGTTCTGGCCGTACTCATGGTCTTTACCATTCTCTGGGGCGTGGTTGATGTCGTATATATCCTCTATCAACAGCTAGTGGCCCCCACCTTTACCACGTTCACCATTCGGGATATTGTCACCACCTTCGGTGCCTTTATGGCAGTGCTCATCGCAATAGAGATTTTTATTAACATTACCCTTTATATTCGAAAAGATGTTATTCATGTCAAATTAGTGGTAGCCACGGCTCTGATGGCGATTGCCCGAAAGGTCATTATATTTGACTTTTCCAAAATCACCCCGCTTTATATCTTCGGCACGGCGACCGTGGTGTTGGCTTTAGGCATCACCTACTGGCTGATAGACAGACCGTTGCCCACCGGTGAGTCAGAAAATCAATAG
- a CDS encoding c-type cytochrome gives MILLVGWFGGCNLPEPPHTAESIPTVYADLHMPDGWWADKAIIDDGRQLYLGLNKSNVNCAQCHGKNGKPVITAAVSFLDVDKMKSYSDSQMLWRISEGVPYSTMGAFKDKLSQDEIWKVIAFVSSLGMDGLRYDPNSKSWIPNKVRPGGNL, from the coding sequence ATGATTTTACTAGTAGGGTGGTTTGGCGGGTGCAACCTCCCGGAGCCACCTCATACCGCTGAGTCTATTCCAACTGTCTACGCAGATTTACACATGCCGGATGGTTGGTGGGCCGACAAAGCGATTATTGATGATGGTCGTCAATTGTACCTGGGTTTGAATAAATCGAATGTCAACTGCGCACAATGCCATGGTAAAAACGGCAAACCTGTGATAACCGCAGCTGTGAGCTTCCTCGATGTGGATAAAATGAAAAGTTATTCGGACTCCCAGATGCTGTGGCGAATTTCCGAGGGAGTGCCCTACAGCACTATGGGAGCCTTTAAGGATAAGCTCTCTCAAGATGAAATTTGGAAGGTCATCGCGTTTGTGAGCTCGTTAGGAATGGATGGTTTGCGATATGACCCCAATTCGAAAAGTTGGATTCCCAACAAGGTGCGTCCGGGAGGAAATCTTTGA
- a CDS encoding multiheme c-type cytochrome translates to MRPTTFHLVFVVVLSLSLVAAEFFPSPVWSQEEGQSTKDLTWLDEIEKIFIPSTQCKQCHDRHFEEWKGMRERSEDLHSFGRMDGALLHGTALKSPVFRTVLGLWLQTQPTLEQRTKCLACHVPAVTVFPQYADRIIDQVQRGPNHIKVEGIGCASCHLIQASGGKDDDYPVFQLVPGSTFFGPYGDPEDNLAHQSQKAEIYEGANFCTSCHFSKVKDVTQPHLNGAILKDLVCQNCHMEQSYGSSTDKGGTHSRSLARHWFQGVVAPGIMLSNRNVQAEWTSRLNIEITQTTFSVQGILHVPNGSLIHMFPGGDPVLKQFIVKVMVKDQTGAIIGEEDKTFGRSFEELLRGPIPQPLINSGITRHIPFNIAVQEDTTPAFIEATISYALMPKPGKELQSRYLSTLSGEKQRNEALQIIDQYTTPRLLTFRTKPLETIPHLSKKS, encoded by the coding sequence ATGAGACCCACCACATTCCACTTGGTCTTCGTGGTTGTTTTAAGCCTATCGCTGGTGGCTGCGGAGTTTTTTCCCAGCCCGGTATGGTCACAGGAAGAGGGACAATCGACAAAGGATCTCACATGGCTCGATGAAATTGAGAAGATCTTTATCCCCTCAACACAGTGCAAGCAGTGCCATGACCGGCATTTTGAAGAATGGAAAGGCATGAGGGAACGTAGTGAGGATCTTCATTCGTTTGGACGGATGGATGGGGCCCTGCTTCATGGCACAGCCCTGAAGTCTCCTGTCTTCAGGACTGTGCTTGGTTTGTGGCTTCAGACTCAGCCCACTCTTGAACAACGAACAAAATGCCTGGCTTGCCATGTCCCAGCCGTCACCGTCTTCCCACAATATGCAGATCGCATTATTGACCAAGTCCAGAGAGGACCGAACCACATCAAAGTGGAAGGCATTGGATGTGCGTCCTGCCATCTCATCCAGGCCTCAGGGGGAAAGGATGATGATTATCCGGTATTTCAACTCGTTCCTGGATCCACATTTTTCGGCCCGTACGGTGATCCAGAGGATAACCTGGCCCATCAATCACAAAAGGCGGAGATCTATGAAGGAGCGAATTTCTGTACCTCCTGTCACTTCAGCAAGGTCAAGGATGTTACCCAACCACATCTGAACGGAGCCATTCTGAAGGACCTGGTTTGCCAAAATTGCCACATGGAACAATCTTATGGCAGTTCCACCGACAAGGGGGGGACGCATTCCAGATCCCTGGCTCGCCACTGGTTTCAGGGAGTTGTGGCGCCGGGAATCATGTTGAGTAATCGCAACGTGCAGGCAGAATGGACATCACGCCTCAATATCGAGATCACACAGACCACGTTCTCGGTTCAGGGTATTCTGCATGTACCCAATGGCAGCTTGATACACATGTTCCCCGGGGGGGACCCTGTTCTCAAGCAATTCATTGTCAAAGTTATGGTAAAGGATCAAACAGGAGCTATCATTGGTGAAGAGGACAAAACATTCGGACGCTCATTTGAAGAATTATTAAGAGGACCAATACCACAACCCTTGATCAACAGCGGTATCACCCGCCATATTCCCTTCAATATTGCAGTCCAGGAAGACACCACTCCGGCGTTCATCGAGGCCACAATTAGCTATGCTCTTATGCCGAAACCCGGAAAAGAATTACAGAGCCGCTATTTGTCAACCTTGTCTGGAGAAAAGCAGCGAAATGAGGCTTTACAAATTATCGACCAATATACGACTCCCCGTCTCCTGACATTCCGCACGAAACCCTTGGAAACCATTCCTCATCTTTCGAAAAAATCATGA